The nucleotide window TAGGAGTGGACAAATACAGTACTACTATGTAGCACATTGTTTATTCACAGTTGCCTGGCAGAAAGGTTGAGGTTTAACAATCAGAAGAAGAAAATTAACTCTCCTCCTTATTGAATTGTTTGAAAGTGTGCTTTTATTTGGAATGTCAACATAATGCTTCATGATGAGGTGAAACATCTCAATGCTGTAGCTTGTTCTGAGTTGCACTGCTTGctgtgctgcactacacacattagCCAAACTTGAATAACAGCCTCTATGGGTGATGCGAGGACAGAATGAGGTCTCATAGCTAAAACATTGACCAATGACTTGCTGACATGAAAACATTAGATGCACTACATTAGAAACTTGGCTGTCAGTATGCATTATTACATCACATGACGTTTTTTAGCCTAGTCATTAGATTTCTGGACAAACCAAAATGTCACAATTGCACACTGAAGCCTTGTCTACGGATGAATTTATACTTGGTCCACTCAGAGTACTGttgttgtgtggttttttttttttttggtgctgtTGTCCCTTAGGGTTCAAGCCACACCCACTCCTCATGTCCAGCATTTCTTGTATTTTCATTCAGGCCCTGTAGGATGTTACTGGAAGAGACGCCACTGTTTGacccctctctgctccaggagcTGGACTGGAGCAGCAGCAAGGTATCCTTCTCGCCCCCCATCTCACCCTTGGAGCCTGGAGATGGCCTCGTCCTCCGTCCTCTCCGCCCCGCTGACTTGGACAAAGGTACGCGcttattcatctttcactctgtCCTCTGTCCATAGATATGCATCTGTCTAATGCAAGGGATTTTGTGTCTGTCCCACATTGTAGGACTGTATAAGGTTCTGTCGCAGCTCACAGTGGCAGGAGACGTCACAAAAGAGCAGTTCAGAGGTAGTCATGCTTATTTAGTAGCACATTTAGCTAACCAGATAATTGGTGACCAATCATACCTTTTCACATTTTACACACTTATTCCACATTTATTTGAATGTCAGTATTTGTAAACTGACTTTTAAAGCCAGGGGTAAACATTAATAACattgcaatgcattatgggtaatacaTACATATTATATAAGTCTATCTGGAATGCTCTGCCCTTACAGCAAATTTTGAACACATGAAGAAAACGGGCGATTATTTCGCCATTGTGGTTGAGGACACAAACTTGGGACAGATTGTTGCCACGGCAACCCTCATCATAGAGCACAAATTCATCCATTCATGTGCAAAGGTAAGGCACATTTTCTACCATGTTCTAATTTAAACTGTTTGCCTTCTGTGTTGAGTCTCCTTTCATTTTTCCTTACCTTTTTGAACTTTACTCGCTTGACAATGAGGAAATGCATTTTTATGACCTGCTGTTTTTCTTGTTAGCGAGGGCGTGTTGAGGAGGTGGTGGTCAGCGACGTCTGCCGAGGGAAACAGCTAGGAAAACTGTAAGTTCACATCAAAACACTTGTCCTTTTGTGCTTTTATTAACTCCTCAATACTTTGCAGCTAGAATCACATAATTTGAGTTTATATTGCATTCAGAaaacttaggcccaatcccaattctaatttctaccccttccccttggcccttccccttgaaactgagctacaagggatagggcttgaaattcaacccctacgtattgggatagcccttcaacgatcgcatacgtcatcgcgtacctccgtcagcgtttacgttagcaaaacgcgaccaaatgcgtcattggctgcgaccagccgctacagtcagagccagaggcagaaccagaaatctctgctggcagggtgtgatttgttaactaacaccactgaatgggatatctttggcgcttcgtgcaccacatccgacagaatgaggtgtcagaacactcatgtaaacaataaaagcgagaataacagaacaaaacgtacgcagtcaagcaaccgaaaacaatactcactcccaaagctttttagcagcagcttggatttcagaaatcgctgctcattctcagctcgaaagcgaatcaagcggcgtgtttcctctggataacaacttaaaacacgtaaataatggcgaaaatacatttatgacaatctttcgccgcgggaaccgccatctttctgaaatccgcatgaaatctcgctgaaatccgcatggcattgtgggaaatcactcaaaccccttcgtttggagtcagctccaggaaaatctccgtttggaggggtacagaagccctaccccttcccctacccctccgcgttaactgggattgggatacccctaccccttcacgtgaatgcgcaaaatggaggggaagggccaaggggtagggccaaggggtgaaatgggattcggccttagtgtGAATATTGGGGTTTTGAATTTGTAGCTCAGTAAAATCTCAAATCGAGTTTTGAAACTGAGTTTCATGAAGGCAATCCCTCAATTCAACATTTTAGAGTAAATTTTAATAAAATAAGGTTTCCAGTTATGGCCGCGAGCTAGAGTCACATTCAACTCCACTCCGCTACAAACTTGAACAAATCCTGATGTAAATTGCAAATTAGACCTTGAAAGAGTACAGGCAAACGTTGAATAAGACGAGGTGATTCCGAACACTGGGAAAACGAGCAGGGACAGAGGGAAAACAACGCAGGTGAAGTTAATTAGCTTCGGGATGCAAAGCATGGAGCGCGGCGCTAGCAAAGAAGCTAACTCCGACACAGCAGCTGCAGAGCAATGTGGAAGTGAGCTCTGTGGGGCTAAAGAAGAAATACTAATGGCAGTAAACAACCTAAGGTCTGACTTTTCGACCAGATTGGATGGAATTCTGACCGCAGTTGAAGAAACGAAGAAAGAACTGGTTGATTGTACTGAAAGAGTAACAGAAGCGGAGATACGGCTGTCCACAGTGGAGGACGAGCAGACTGAGTTAAAAGAGACGGTTCAGACGCTggaaaaaaggaataaaactctGGAAGATAAAATCGACATGGAAACGAGATTGCGGCTGAATAATCTGAGGTTAGTAAATCTGCCCGAGGGAGCGGAGGTCCTGGATCCCTGCTCATTTCTGGAGAGCTGGCTACCAGAGGCGCTAGATCTGGCCCCTCTGTGAGGCCCAATAGTGTTGGAAAGGGCGCACTGAGTCGGACCGAGACGGGACACTGAAGAGCCACCGAGAACTTTAATAATGAAGTTTCAGAACTACAAGCAGAAAATACTTGTGATGAAAGCAGCCAAGTCGAAGAAAGGCATCCTTTACAAGAACAATCACGTCGGATTTTACAACGACCTGGCAACTGAAGTGCACAGACAACGGAAAAAATGACACAGTGCGACAGCAGCTGCGGAGCCTGGGACTCAGGCACGGCATAATGCCCCTAGCTAAGCCGGTGGTGACTTACAGAGATCAAACACACACCTTCAATACGCCGACGGAGGAAGCTAAGGGGGGCTTCTCATTCAGTTGGGGAAACGGGGTTCATTTTTTCTCATGGTTTAGTAAGTTCAGTGTATGTTTTAATGGTTAAATGTGTTGAACTTCTCAGTCATGTTACTTTTACGAAGGGACCATTGTGGTGTAACATTCTGAATGTCTCAAAGGGTAGAACTTGAATGTATATCCTGGAATTGTAGAGGTTTACAAAAAACTAAGAAAATCAAACAAGTAATGAATAAGCTAAGAGACATGGATTCAAAAATCGTCTTTTTACAGGAGACTCACACTTTAAAGGAAGACAATATAAAGATAAGTAGGAGATGGCAGGGAAACATCTATGCAGCGTCATTCACATCACAAGCTAGAGGAGTTATGACTCTCATTCACAAATCAATACCCTTTCAAGTCTCTGATATAATTAAAGATAAATATGGAAGATATTTAATTATCCAGGGATCTTTGCTCTCAGTAAACTTGAATCTAGTAAATATTTACTGGCCAAATGCAGATGaacccagctttttttttttacaaatctaCTTCTCACGCTGGCATCGCTCCCAGGATAATAGCAGGGGACTGGAACTGCACACTGGACCCAATAAAGGACAGATCCACAGGTGTTGACCAAACTCATAAGAGAAGTAGAGTAATTATTAATCATCTTATTAAAGAGTTGAATCTGTTGGACATATGGAGATACTTTTAAACCCAATGATATTGCTTACTCCTGCTACTCGAGTACATTTAAGACATACTCACGTATAGACTATTTTTTGGTATCTGCAACATTGGCTTCTAGAATACAGGACTGTTATTACAGTAGCATACGAATATCAGATCATGGTCCATGTTGTCTGATCTATGTGGATAAGAAGCTGGTAAAAGATCCACCTAGATGGAGCCTAAATAAGAAATGGCTACTAGATGAAAACTTTATTAAGTATGTCGGGAACGAGATAGATACGGTAATTATTTTAAGGATAACACAAATGAAACAACAGCAGGTATTAAGTGGGATGCTTTCAAAGCCTTTTTAAGAGGACACATAATTAGTTGTACCTCATTCAAAACTAGAGAATCGCGGCAAAAGAGACAGCAGTTAGAATCTAAAATACAAACTCTCCAAGAACAGGTCTTTAAGAACAGAACCCCTGCTGTAGAAAAAGAATTACTGCTCTCAAGAGCAGAGTATAATAAACTATCTGCAGATAGGGCAGCCTCAGATATGCTCAGGCTTAATCAAACATTTTATGAACAAGGGGAAAAGCCCGGTAAACTGTTGGCTTGGCAAATAAAACAGTTAGAAACAAGGAAAACTATTGcttcaattaaaaataataatgggGATACGATAGTAGACCCTATTGAAATAATGAATTTAGAAAATATTATGAAAATTTATACGAATCTCAAGTAGAATATGACCCGCAGTCCCAAAATTCATTCTTGGATAAATTGAAATTTCCAACTATTTCTACTGAACTTGTAGAAGAACTAGAAGCAGACCTAAAAGAAGAGGAAATGGGTATAGCTATTGATGGTATGAAAGCAGGAAAAACAGCTGGCCCAGATGGATTACCAATTGATCTGTATAAAAAATTTAAGTCCAAATTACTGAAGCCATTACTAGAAGTGTTTTTGGAAGCATTCCAAAGTGGCAGTCTACCAAAATCAATGACTGGTGCGGTAATAACATTATTGCCAAAACCAGGGAAGCCCAACAACAGATGTGAAAATATGAGACCAATAAGCTTATTAAATTCTGACCTCAAAATTTTAGCAAGACGGCTTCAAGAAACATTACCTAGTATAATACATAGGGATCAAAATGGGTTCATTCAAGGACGCCAAGGATTCCATAACGTCAGAAGAGTCCTTAATGTTATTCAAGGATTGAGGGACCCCTCTGATAAGGCCCTCCTATCTTTAGACtctgagaaagcttttgataaGGTGGAATGGCCTGATCTCTTTTTAATATCTTGGAAAGATTTGGATGTGGCAATACATTTCTAAAAGGGGTTCAGTTGTATGTAAACCCTACAGCAGAaatattaacaaataaaaatatatcaGAACCAATCACAATTAAAAGTGGATGCCATCAAGGGCATCCACTGTCTCCGCTGTCTCCCTGTCTCCGCTGTTATTCACTGTAGCGATCAAGCCTTTAGCAATAGCTGTACGAGCACATACTGAAATAGTTGGAATAACAATTGGTCAAACAGAGCATAAATTAGCATTGTATGCAGATGACGTTATTTTGTTTGTCTCACAACTCTGTAGATCTATTCCTGTGTTCCTggaattaataaaaacatttggtGGCATCTCAGGATACACAATTAACAACTCCAAGTCTTCAATTTTATTACTtgacgagagagagaaagaaaatccaCTTAGAGAAGCATCCCAATTTAAAGTGGTAGATCAGTTTACATATTTGGGAATAAAAATTAGGTCCATATTAGCTCCAGTTGTAAAATCCAATTATGAATCATTGACTGAGGAAATAAGAGTCAATTAATAGATGGACATCCCTGCCCTTGTCCTTGATTGGTAGAATCAACATTATAAAAATGAACATACTCCCTAAGATACTGTATCTATTTCGGAATATTCCGCTGTCTCCACCTGATGGTtttttaaaggaaattaataagttATTTTCTGGTTTCATTTGGCAAAACAACAAAGCTAGAATTCGACTATCCCTGTTATACCTACCACATAGTAATGGAGGTTTAAAATGTCCAAATATAACATGGTATTATTGGGCAGTACAATTTAAGGACTATTAAATTTTATTTTGCAACAAGGGATGTTCCACAATGGAAAGAAATGGAAGATGAATGTTTGCATTTGCCGTTACCCCTGTATTTTTACTCTGATACAGTGCCAAACTTGATAAAACAAACCACTAATCCGATTGTCAAGAATATGATGAGTATGGTTTGAAGTACAAAAATTTACTAAAGAAACTAGTCGAATATCTCAGTACACTCCTATTTGGGGAAATCAGCATTTTATACCAGGAAGAGCAGATGCTGTATTTAGAAAGTGGGCATCAAAGGGACTAGAAAAAATTCAAGATTTGTATTTGCCCAACTCAGATGACGTTATCATTTGAACAAATTGGGCATAAATATGataaacatttctttaaattccTCCAGCTTAGAAATTACATTAGGACGAGCCAAAACAGTCTTTTAACCAGACCTCCAATTTCTGACTTGGAAAAAATTGTGTTTAAGGACAGCTTAAGTAAAGGTGCTATAGCCGAGCTATATAACTATTTATCAAATTCGGTTGAAAATGCAGATCATAAACGAGAAGCGTGGAAGGACGATCTAGGCACAGATATATCATTAGAAGACTGGCAATCTATATGTACTAAGGCTCACACCCAATCAATCAACACTCGATTTAGACTACTGCAGTATAAATGGTTGATGAGAGTTTATATTACACcagttaaataaatacaataagaaTATCCCAGATGTGTGTACAAAATGTACTGAGGTGAAGGGGACATTATTACATTGTGTATGGCAATGCAGTAAGATAAAATCTTTTTGGGAGGAGGTTAAAAAGGCAAtagaaaaaattatttcaaaaaaTATTCCAATGGATCCTGCACTTTTTGTCTTAGGACTTTACCCAAAAGGTCACAAATACAACAAAAGTGAATGAATATTAATAGATGTGTGTTTGTTGCACGCCAAAAGATCCATTGCAATGTTTTGGAAGAAGACCAGCAGACCAAATGTTACATATTGGGTGAAGCAAATGCTCACAACTTTGCCTTTGGagagagtttttatttatatatatatatatatatatatatatatatatatatatacgaaaAGGAAGGCAAGATATGGGAACAGTTTAATATGTATGTTAATGGTATTAATCTGGCAACTGACAATGAAGAGGAATAAGTAGTCAGATATGTAAACCTCATAACAGAATTAATGAGTTCAAATTCCTGTGATTGTATAAAGCCATTAAATTATgtacaaatgttttgtggctgaGGAATGTACGTTTGATGTGTATTGCTcatttgtaattttgttttatgtaaaaaaaaaaaagtcaaatatattgtttaaaaaaaaaaaatatccttcGAAGCACAGGGACTGATCTGTACAAAGGCCACATCttcattaggactaacaggcattgAGGCCACACCCTTTTTCATTGAGACTggatgccacacctccttcactgagtgaCTTTCACAGAGGCTAAGCCTCCTCCACTAATACACACTTATGGGGCTTAACAGCTactgaggccacaccttcactaaaTCTGACTCTCAGATACCACTCCTCTTTCCCTAGTCCATACTTTCATGGAGTCTGACAGGCATGGAGGCCATGCCTATTCCACTAGTACACAACACCTTCATTGAGCCTGACcggcacaaaggccacgcctcttttatGGAGACAGGTGCACAAACCGCCACACCTTCACAGAGCCTGACAGGCTGAggggccacaccttcactgagcCTGTGCGCTTGTATACGAATGCAGAATTTTAACAAAGGAATGTTTTTAATTTGACAAAATGATTGTTTAAAAGCATCTAATCTATCTGATGTTTTGTGCACAGGCTCGTCGTGACGTTGACTCTGCTTAGCAAAAAACTGCAGTGCTACAAGATCACACTGGAGTGTGCACAGAAAAACGTGGAATTCTACAAGAAGCTGGGTTACATGCCCACAGAGGAGACGTACATGCAGTGTCGCTTCTTTGACTGAGTCCTCGAGGGGTGTTACAGAGCATGCAGCTCCGGATGTACATCAGCTCACAGCGACTGTATGCTCGGTTTACTTTGCTTCTGTAGCATTTTCCTCAAGAACGAGCAGAGGTAGTCGGGggggacaaaaaagaaaaaatcatcTCTATAGCATGATGGATTTCGTGTTGAGAAATATGAAGTTGCAGTCTCTAACAAATGACGGGATCTTCTGCAATTATTAGTCATTTATGCTGGAAGTTATCTTTTAAAAAGAAGGTACTTGAATATTTTCTAAAAACAGAGGTATACTTTTCTATTTGAATCTACATGGTAATTTATATTTTATGTATAATAAATAGCACCAAAATATTCTCTGAGGGAGAAAGGCCAGTTTGGCAAATTGTTGCAGCAACGACTTGAGTGCGTTccatgttttcacacacacaaaaaaaacaattcTCACACTACATTATCACCTATGTGGTTGATCAACCAAGTTTAGTTTTGCATGTGAGCCATGAAGTAAATGTAGTTAACACATTGcacatatttcactttatgtacaGATGGTGCTCCTGTGAACTACCATTACCTGTTAGCTATATTAGCCTTGTCACAGCAGTGCACAGCTAAAAATGTTGAACACTACACAGGCTTGGGCTTAATTTCTGCTCCTGTACTGGGATCAGACTGCACAATGTTTTTGTCCATTATGATGGTTACTGTCACATTTGGAAATCATAGTGCCAAAAAGTCTTGCCGtgtcttggtcaggagactggcTCCCCTGCAAGTTCATATCCAGATGCTACATGGCTGTTCTTTGGGTATGACACTGAAAATTTGTCTGGCACAAAATTTTTTAAATGGGGCTGAATTTGTCTCATCTGATCCTGGCATTATAAATTctagtccaaaaaaaaaagcctggatTACAGATTCCACACATTGTCACATGCAGAACTGGAAACTGATTggaatgaatgttaaatgtgtttgtcTGACTGTACCACTGGACATGTGCTGATATCCCTTCCCATCATGGTAAACTCTTGGCAATCTTAATCCTGGTTTACAAGAtcacagtatttaaaaaaaaaaaaaattgtgcaattTTTTGATACTTTTACCATGCATGCTGAATATCTAATGAGTATCAGCACCTGTCCAGTCCAAAggggaatttttatttattagtagAAAGTGGAAAATAAACTGATTCATTGTTAGTGTAGCAGTTGACCAACTTTTATATCAAATGTAAAAACTGATCAGTTTACTGTATAATGCAGCATATAACTTATAGTAACTGCTCTGAAAGGGGGGAAAGTTATTTTTGAAGTTCAATTAAAGCACTTTCCTCACACCACTGTATCAGTGACGGTTATATGCAAACATTCAACATTTATCACCCATGTATTAACATAAACCTTGCAGTAGGATCTCCTGTCACAGCTACTGTTATTGAAAACTAATTCTGACCAATCCAGACGTGAGAACTCAAAGGGCTGTGGAATATGTTGGTCACAATGTCACACCACACTAGTTTACTGGCAAACTCAAGACATCTGACATGACAGAAGCTCTTCAACAATTCAGTCATCTTTTTATTAAGTAGGTTGTTAATTCTCTCGTAAGCATTGATCTTTTTCCAGCCGAAGTCTTTCCCCACTGAAGCACTGTTCTTTATTCCTTTCACTTTCCCTTAAGCAAATGCGATCATCTAGCGAAAATAAGAGTAGTTCAAGTATCAAAAGAGCATTATTGCAATACTGTCCCACTGCAAATGCAAAAATGTGTTAAATATTATAAAACTGCAAAAAACATCAGTGCATACGGCTCAAAAATGTCCCCAGGTTCCAGGAGCAGCCTCTCCCTCCCcaccgtttttttttcttttattaaaaaaaaaaaaacaaccaaaaaaacccccacGATATTTACAATTTTAAATTCCATAAAAatgtaaaacaaaaaacatccaagcaCTGAAGTACAATCTATCCATTCTGTGCTGCCTGAACCTGCATATTCCCAAAATCATCGTCATCTTCTAGTGTTCGTTTCCGGCTCCCTGTGGGGAAACAAATGTAACGTCATTAACGGGAATAAGACTCATGTTTTGTTTCCAACATTTAATTTTTGAGCAGACACATATTTAGTGAAATATTTACTGAACTCTTGGAATTAAACTGAAGAAAAACCAACTATATTGCCTGTAGTTACTGTAGACAAAGTTATAACCCAAGATGTAAAAAGCACAAAACGGGGCTTGATGCTATACTGGTTGGGTTCAGATATAACAAAAACCAGGATAAATCCGATAACTGAAATGTATCTTATTTATACAACCATAGAAACTTCAACCTGATCAGTTAGAAATACTTTTTGATGGAAACAGACCTGTTGTTCCTGCTTGAATGGAGAAAGATCGACCCAGCTGAATGGGTGACATCATCTTGATGGTTAGTCTGGCAAGATAGATTGCTTCATATTCCTACAGATAcagaacacacacaaacattagGACTTTATTTATCCAAGTGCACATTACATGATTTTAGCACCAATTTCCCAGTCGCACCAACTTTGTGGCTCGTGTATTCCTGTGACGGCTGCTTGTGTAACATGAACACAATCAACGTGATTTTCTTACTCCGAGTGACTGCTCAGGCTTGAGCAATGGATCACGCAGGCTTGAACCTCTCCGCAACAAGATCAACCAGAGCGTCAGCgatgcagtagctcacacggccgtaacatgagaaaccagactcttaTAATTAGCTAAGTTGTTCTTCATGAAAACAATGAGCTTCCGAacaaaatcaaaatccattgaaaactgagggaggagtaacgATTTTCCTCAAAGTTAATTAACTAGCCTAATTAacaacttgttaatgagaaatcacaaaaccaggtaataacttttgtgcagactgattagattaTTAGCTCACATGCCTATGGCCATGTGAGCTAATAAACGGTGAATGAAAGTCAACAAGGCAACCAAATGCCACGTGCAGCATATTCCTGGATCCAGCTGATCATGCATTTATTTGTGTGGGAGGTGGAGGGAAACATGTAAGCACAATGTAATAATGCTTACAATATAACAAAAATGCAATACGATTCCTGGTGACGGTAAAAACACAGCTATGGTTCTTACTCCACCTCCAGTTCTCTTTGCAGAACAGATAATCCTTGCTGCCTGGGTCTCCAAAACCAAAATCATctaatttcttttaaaaaaataaataaataaaactagatagaacttgacgccaacggcgtcgatcgggatgcctccgcctggtagactacacgccttattaagttgtcatttggggatggacatttggggatggacatttgacctcacagtaaccatgacctggtgaaattacttgtattggccttggagatattgtgttcacaaggttttcggacagacatttgacctcacagtgaccttggcctgagaccttttgatctcaaaatctaaatcagtttatctttgtccccaaatgcacaaatggtgaaagcttggtgaaattcctttcatctgccttggagatattgtgttcacaaggttttcggacagacatttgacctcacagttacCTTGACCTGAGACCTttcgatctcaaaatctaatcagttcatgtttgtcctaaagtgcacaaatggtgaaagtttggtgaaattcctttcattagcctttgagacatcgcgttcacaaggtttcgggacggacggacgcacggacagacggacaacccgaaaatataatgcctcctgcaccttacagtggcATAATAAAGTTACATGATGGGCAGCTGTCAtgattaaattctgtaagaatatTGTGAGGATTTTAGGAATTCTCTCAAGATGTGACCGAATATGACCCTACTGAGAATAAAATTTGTTCACCAGACAACTAtgaatattaaatttaaaaaaaaaaggcagcaaaaACAATAACCTGGAGAGGTAATCTTTTGTAATCCCGGGCAACTAATTTGCAAACCCTGGGTTCTTCTTGGCTATGATTGGTGACTGGCTTTTCATGCATGACTAGAAATTTCATGCACACAATTCAACATCCTTGAGTATCAAACAATGGGAGAGGTTCAGAAGATTGGATTTTACTCCTCACGCCACAGGAAGATGATTGTTTCAGACTCGCCTAAAATCAcacaattatgaaaaaaaagtctTCACAGCATCATTCTACTCAAAAATGAATTCAACCATACTTCATTGCAAGAAAATGACATTCATGAATTTGAGGATTAAATCATACCTGTAGTTGATGCACAAAGCCTACATTAGGGTTGATGCAGAATCTCCGCTCCTGGACGTGGCTGAAAGCGTCCCTGTGAAGAAACACCAGTCATTTATCCAGTTCATACAAAGCACTAAATACTGAAATGCAACACAAATACAATGTCTTAATATACAACCTcagttccaaaacagttgggacactgttttaaaaaaaaaaaaacacccccacaCACCGGGGAGGGGGAGAAATGACCCAGAATGTGtagatttgcaaaatcatggaaaccctatatttcactgaagagtacaaagacaacatatcaaatgttggaaCTGAAATTGATTTTTGAAAAAATTtgcactcattttgaatttctcAGCAACATGCTTctgaaatgttgggacagggacaacgagagactgaaaaagttgtgtaatgctaaaacactaatttggttaattggcaacaggtcagtaacatgattggagatttaaa belongs to Neoarius graeffei isolate fNeoGra1 chromosome 11, fNeoGra1.pri, whole genome shotgun sequence and includes:
- the gnpnat1 gene encoding glucosamine 6-phosphate N-acetyltransferase, with amino-acid sequence MFEPCRMLLEETPLFDPSLLQELDWSSSKVSFSPPISPLEPGDGLVLRPLRPADLDKGLYKVLSQLTVAGDVTKEQFRANFEHMKKTGDYFAIVVEDTNLGQIVATATLIIEHKFIHSCAKRGRVEEVVVSDVCRGKQLGKLLVVTLTLLSKKLQCYKITLECAQKNVEFYKKLGYMPTEETYMQCRFFD